In a single window of the Silvimonas iriomotensis genome:
- a CDS encoding multidrug efflux RND transporter permease subunit codes for MSFSATFIKRPVATTLLTFGIALAGIVSFMLLPVSPLPQVDYPTISVSASLPGASPDTMAATVATPLERALGRIAGVTEMTSSSSLGSSRITLQFDLDRDINGAARDVQAAINAARSLLPTGMPSNPTYRKVNPADAPIMILALTSKTMSQGQMYDAASTILAQKLSQIDGVGQVDVGGSSLPAVRVELNPTQLNQYGISLETVRTTLAAANANRPKGFAEDGDRHWQIYASDQAKTAKEYLPLIISYKNGNAVRLSDVAEVKDSVQDVRNAGSANGKPSVLLILRRQPGANIIETVDRVYKELPRLEAQIPAAIQVDVALDRTPTIRASLSEVERTLVISVFLVILVVFLFLRNCRATLIPAVAVPVSLIATFAAMYLCGFSLNNLSLMALTIATGFVVDDAIVVLENVSRHIEEGMKPFQAAMAGASEVGFTVISMSISLVAVFIPILMMGGIIGRLFREFAVTLSVAILVSLIVSLTTTPMMCSRLLRPERKTHGRLYRWSEAVFNGMQKGYSRSLAWVLRHGPLTMLILLITVFLNVYLYIVIPKGFFPQQDTGRIIGNVQADQSISFQAMRQKVSDFVQIVKSDPAVDVVTAYTGGGQRNSGFMFVSLKPLSERKISADAVIARLRGKLANEPGAQLFLQSVQDIRVGGRSSNAQYQYTLQADDLAVLREWQPKIQAALANVDILKDVNTDQQDKGLQTTLTLNRDAMARLGLTVTQVDQVLNDAFGQRQVSTIYQPLNQYHVVMEVAPQYWQSPEALKNIYIITAAGAQVPLSTIASYGPTFTPLAVNHQGEFVAATISFNLDPGTSLSEAQVAIEDAMNRLSVPTSIHGSFAGSAAAFQQSQNSQPLLILAAIVAVYIVLGILYESYVHPITILSTLPSAGVGALLALMLFKTQFTIVALIGVLLLIGIVKKNAIMMIDFALEAERKQGMKSRDAIYHACLLRFRPIMMTTMAAILGAIPLALGQGDGAELRQPLGISIVGGLVVSQVLTLYTTPVMYLYLDRFRFWCLRRLGRAEAQTTFDAQSGAGAR; via the coding sequence ATGAGCTTTTCTGCCACTTTCATCAAGCGGCCTGTCGCCACCACATTGCTGACTTTTGGCATTGCGCTGGCGGGGATCGTCTCGTTCATGCTGTTGCCGGTATCGCCGCTGCCGCAGGTGGATTACCCGACGATCTCGGTTTCAGCCAGCTTGCCCGGCGCCTCGCCCGATACCATGGCCGCCACGGTGGCCACGCCGCTGGAGCGTGCGCTCGGGCGCATTGCCGGCGTGACGGAAATGACGTCGTCCAGCTCGCTGGGCTCCAGCCGCATTACGCTGCAGTTTGATCTGGATCGCGATATCAACGGCGCCGCGCGCGACGTTCAAGCCGCCATCAATGCCGCACGCAGCCTGCTGCCCACCGGCATGCCCAGTAATCCTACTTATCGCAAGGTGAACCCGGCTGATGCGCCGATCATGATTCTGGCGCTGACCTCAAAAACCATGAGTCAGGGCCAGATGTATGACGCGGCCTCGACCATCCTGGCGCAGAAACTGTCGCAGATCGACGGGGTGGGGCAGGTGGATGTGGGCGGTAGTTCTTTGCCCGCTGTGCGCGTGGAACTCAACCCGACGCAACTGAACCAGTACGGTATTTCGCTGGAAACCGTGCGCACCACGCTGGCGGCGGCCAATGCCAACCGGCCCAAAGGGTTTGCTGAAGACGGTGACCGGCACTGGCAGATTTATGCCAGCGATCAGGCCAAAACGGCCAAGGAATATCTGCCGCTGATCATCAGCTACAAAAACGGCAATGCGGTGAGATTGTCGGACGTGGCCGAGGTCAAAGACTCGGTGCAGGATGTGCGCAACGCGGGCTCGGCCAACGGCAAACCTTCTGTGCTGCTGATTTTGCGGCGGCAACCGGGCGCCAACATCATCGAGACCGTCGACCGGGTCTACAAGGAACTGCCGCGTCTTGAAGCGCAGATTCCGGCCGCCATCCAGGTAGATGTCGCGCTGGACCGCACGCCGACCATCCGCGCGTCGCTCAGTGAAGTCGAGCGCACGCTGGTGATCTCGGTGTTCCTGGTGATTCTGGTGGTGTTCCTGTTCCTGCGTAACTGCCGCGCCACGCTGATCCCGGCGGTGGCTGTGCCGGTGTCGCTGATCGCCACGTTTGCCGCCATGTACCTGTGCGGATTCAGCCTGAACAACCTCTCGTTGATGGCGCTCACCATTGCCACAGGCTTTGTGGTCGATGACGCGATTGTGGTGCTGGAGAACGTCTCGCGGCATATCGAGGAAGGCATGAAACCCTTCCAGGCCGCCATGGCCGGGGCCAGTGAAGTGGGCTTTACGGTCATCAGCATGAGTATTTCGCTGGTGGCGGTGTTTATTCCCATTCTGATGATGGGCGGGATTATCGGCCGCTTGTTCCGCGAGTTTGCGGTGACGCTGTCGGTGGCCATTCTGGTGTCGCTGATTGTCTCGCTGACCACTACGCCGATGATGTGCTCGCGCTTGTTGCGCCCGGAACGCAAGACGCATGGCCGGCTGTATCGCTGGAGTGAAGCCGTGTTCAACGGCATGCAAAAGGGCTACAGCCGTTCGCTGGCCTGGGTGCTGCGTCACGGCCCGCTGACCATGCTGATCCTGCTGATCACGGTGTTCCTGAACGTCTATTTGTATATCGTCATCCCCAAGGGCTTCTTCCCGCAGCAAGACACCGGCCGGATTATCGGCAACGTGCAGGCGGACCAGAGCATTTCTTTCCAGGCCATGCGCCAGAAAGTGTCTGACTTTGTGCAGATCGTGAAGAGCGATCCGGCCGTGGATGTGGTGACGGCGTATACCGGCGGCGGTCAGCGCAACAGCGGTTTCATGTTTGTGTCACTCAAGCCTTTGAGCGAACGCAAGATCTCTGCCGATGCCGTGATCGCCCGCTTGCGTGGCAAGCTGGCCAACGAGCCCGGCGCGCAGTTGTTCTTGCAATCCGTCCAGGATATCCGCGTGGGGGGCCGCAGTTCCAACGCGCAGTACCAGTACACACTGCAAGCGGATGATCTGGCGGTCTTGCGTGAATGGCAGCCGAAAATCCAGGCCGCGCTGGCCAATGTGGACATCCTGAAAGATGTGAACACCGACCAGCAGGACAAAGGTTTGCAGACCACGCTGACGCTGAACCGTGACGCCATGGCGCGGCTGGGGCTGACCGTGACGCAGGTCGATCAGGTGCTCAACGACGCCTTTGGCCAGCGCCAGGTCTCCACCATTTACCAGCCGCTGAACCAGTATCACGTGGTTATGGAAGTGGCGCCGCAGTACTGGCAAAGCCCGGAAGCGCTGAAGAATATCTACATCATTACCGCTGCCGGCGCGCAGGTGCCGTTGTCGACCATTGCCTCTTACGGCCCGACGTTTACGCCGCTGGCGGTGAACCACCAGGGCGAGTTTGTGGCGGCGACGATCTCGTTCAACCTGGACCCGGGTACGTCCTTGTCTGAAGCGCAGGTCGCCATTGAAGACGCCATGAACCGCCTGAGCGTGCCGACGTCCATTCACGGCAGCTTTGCCGGCAGTGCGGCGGCGTTCCAGCAATCGCAGAACTCGCAACCCTTGTTGATCCTGGCAGCCATTGTGGCCGTGTATATCGTGCTGGGCATCTTGTACGAGAGCTACGTGCACCCGATCACCATTCTGTCCACGCTGCCATCGGCCGGGGTCGGGGCGTTGCTGGCGCTGATGCTGTTCAAAACGCAATTCACCATCGTGGCCTTGATTGGCGTGTTGCTTTTGATCGGGATCGTCAAGAAGAACGCCATCATGATGATCGACTTCGCGCTGGAAGCGGAGCGCAAGCAAGGCATGAAATCGCGTGATGCCATCTATCACGCCTGCCTGCTGCGGTTCCGCCCGATCATGATGACCACCATGGCGGCCATCCTCGGGGCCATTCCGCTGGCACTGGGGCAGGGAGATGGCGCTGAACTGCGTCAGCCGTTAGGCATTTCAATCGTTGGTGGTCTTGTGGTCAGCCAGGTGCTGACGCTGTACACCACCCCTGTCATGTATCTGTATCTGGATCGTTTCCGTTTCTGGTGTCTGCGCCGTCTGGGCCGGGCCGAAGCACAAACGACGTTTGACGCGCAAAGTGGCGCAGGAGCCCGCTAA
- a CDS encoding DMT family transporter produces MLYLLVINVVWALSFNLIGIFLAGHVDSDFAVLTRVAIAGLVFLPFTAWAAIPAMRKLGTMAAGALQFGVTYLLLYRSFHFVSVAEVLLFTIFTPIYITLLDDLYQRRFNRRAFGATLLAVLGSLIIRYDHIDANALTGFLLLQLANLTFAAGQVGYRQLVRRYPVNLPEYRSFGYFFAGALIVALPSFLIFGNPARLPTLPEQFAVLAFLGLASSALGFYWWNKGACMVDAGTLGAMNNMHIPIGLLINLVFFNQHADVPRLVAGGVVMLGAVWYSRAGRDRQAR; encoded by the coding sequence ATGCTCTATCTGCTTGTCATCAACGTGGTCTGGGCGCTGTCTTTCAACCTGATCGGCATTTTTCTGGCCGGCCATGTAGATAGCGACTTCGCCGTACTCACCCGCGTCGCCATCGCCGGCCTCGTGTTCTTGCCCTTCACTGCCTGGGCCGCCATTCCTGCCATGCGCAAGCTGGGTACCATGGCTGCCGGCGCCTTGCAGTTTGGTGTGACTTATCTGCTGCTGTATCGCTCGTTTCACTTTGTCAGCGTGGCCGAAGTCCTGCTGTTCACCATCTTCACGCCGATCTACATCACCTTGCTCGATGACCTGTACCAGCGCCGCTTCAACCGCCGTGCGTTCGGTGCCACCTTGCTGGCGGTGCTGGGCTCGTTGATCATCCGTTACGATCATATCGACGCCAACGCGCTGACCGGCTTTTTGCTGCTGCAACTGGCCAACCTGACCTTTGCTGCCGGCCAGGTCGGTTACCGGCAACTGGTGCGGCGCTACCCGGTGAACCTGCCGGAGTACCGTTCCTTCGGTTACTTCTTTGCCGGCGCGCTGATCGTCGCCCTGCCCTCGTTCCTGATCTTTGGCAACCCGGCCAGACTGCCGACGCTGCCAGAGCAGTTTGCCGTGCTCGCCTTCCTGGGCCTGGCGTCATCCGCGCTGGGTTTTTACTGGTGGAACAAAGGCGCCTGCATGGTCGATGCCGGCACGCTGGGCGCCATGAACAACATGCATATCCCGATCGGGCTGCTGATCAACCTGGTGTTCTTTAACCAGCATGCCGACGTGCCGCGGCTGGTGGCTGGGGGCGTGGTGATGCTGGGTGCGGTGTGGTATTCCCGCGCCGGGCGTGATCGCCAAGCTCGCTGA
- a CDS encoding MdtA/MuxA family multidrug efflux RND transporter periplasmic adaptor subunit: protein MSADPHQPASSSSDPTPRRRAVWPWLLAAVVVIGVGGYFITHAKPGAAAQAGGGRRGGGMGGPGGAPMPVQARKVISGDLNVYLTGLGTVTPANNVTVHSRVDGLLQKVFFTEGQIVKEGQVLAQIDPAPFAVAVAQAEGQLVRDQAQLLGAQQDLTRYQTLLTQESISKQQVDQQTALVKQYQGTVKADQAAVDSARLQLSYTRVTAPAPGRVGLRQVDPGNMIHATDTNGLVIINQVTPISVLFTIPETTLSGVLAQLNKGNTLPVDAFDRGQQIKLASGKLLTVDNQIDTTTGTLKLKASFANEDGSLFPNQFVNARLLVETRHDATLIPSAAVQRGTSGTFVFVVGQDQSVEARPIKLGPVDGENVGVESGVKPGEVVVIDGGDKLKDGSPVEVISPNASGVAGMKPGARNGSRPHGKHASGASGAWRHRQSQE from the coding sequence ATGTCTGCAGACCCGCACCAACCCGCTTCCTCCTCTTCTGATCCCACCCCGCGCCGCCGCGCTGTCTGGCCCTGGTTGCTGGCCGCAGTGGTCGTGATTGGCGTCGGGGGTTACTTCATTACCCACGCCAAACCAGGTGCAGCCGCACAGGCCGGTGGTGGCCGCCGTGGCGGTGGCATGGGCGGCCCGGGTGGCGCACCCATGCCGGTTCAGGCCCGCAAGGTGATCTCTGGTGATCTGAATGTGTATCTGACTGGCCTTGGCACGGTGACACCGGCCAACAATGTCACGGTGCACAGCCGCGTGGATGGTTTGCTGCAGAAGGTGTTTTTCACCGAAGGCCAGATCGTGAAAGAAGGGCAGGTACTGGCCCAGATCGACCCCGCGCCGTTCGCCGTTGCCGTCGCCCAGGCAGAAGGCCAGCTGGTGCGCGATCAAGCCCAGTTGCTGGGTGCCCAGCAAGATCTGACCCGCTATCAGACGCTGCTGACGCAAGAGTCGATCAGCAAGCAGCAGGTTGACCAGCAGACCGCGCTGGTGAAGCAATATCAGGGCACCGTCAAGGCAGATCAGGCCGCCGTGGATAGCGCCAGACTGCAGTTGTCCTATACCCGCGTGACCGCACCGGCACCGGGCCGGGTGGGTCTGCGCCAGGTTGATCCGGGCAACATGATTCACGCCACCGATACCAATGGCCTTGTGATCATCAACCAGGTCACACCGATTTCCGTGCTGTTCACGATTCCGGAAACCACCTTGTCAGGCGTGCTGGCGCAATTGAACAAGGGCAACACCTTGCCGGTGGATGCCTTTGATCGTGGTCAGCAGATCAAGCTGGCCAGCGGTAAGTTGCTGACGGTCGATAACCAGATCGACACCACCACCGGCACGCTCAAGCTCAAGGCCAGCTTCGCGAATGAAGATGGTTCGCTGTTCCCCAACCAGTTTGTGAATGCGCGCCTGCTGGTCGAAACCCGGCACGACGCGACCCTCATTCCCAGCGCGGCGGTTCAGCGCGGCACCAGCGGCACGTTTGTGTTTGTGGTGGGGCAGGACCAGTCGGTGGAAGCGCGCCCGATCAAGCTGGGGCCGGTGGATGGCGAAAACGTGGGCGTGGAATCCGGCGTGAAACCGGGTGAAGTGGTGGTGATTGATGGCGGCGACAAGCTCAAGGATGGCTCGCCGGTTGAGGTGATCTCGCCCAACGCCAGCGGTGTAGCCGGCATGAAGCCGGGCGCCCGCAATGGCAGCCGGCCGCATGGCAAACACGCCAGTGGTGCCAGCGGTGCCTGGCGGCACAGGCAAAGCCAGGAGTAA
- a CDS encoding MdtB/MuxB family multidrug efflux RND transporter permease subunit: MNPSRLFILRPVATSLLMVAILLAGLVAMRFLPISALPEVDYPTIQVVTLYPGASPDVTTSSITAPLERQFGQMPGLSQMSSVNSGGASVITLQFDLSLGLDVAEQEVQAAINAASNLLPTDLPMPPIYSKVNPADTPIMTLAITSGTMTLPKVEDLVDTRLAQKISQVPGVGLVSLSGGQRPAVRIQANPKQLASYGLNIEDVRTAIGNANTNQAKGSFDGPMRASTIDANDQLKSAAEYNSLVLAYKNGAAIRLSDVATIVDGAENSRLAAWANDKPAILLNIQRQPGANVIQVVNNIKKLLPTLQATLPGAVDVQVLTDRTTTIRASVTDTVYELLLAIVLVVLVIFVFLRNVSATVIPSVAVPLSLVGTFGVMYMCGFSINNLTLMALTIATGFVVDDAIVMIENIARYIEEGEEPMTAALKGAEQIGFTIISLTFSLIAVLIPLLFMGDVVGRLFREFAITLAVSILISAVVSLTLTPMMCARLLKHVPEEKQGRFYHGVGAFFDRVIAQYGKWLTWVLDRQRLTLAVAVGTVVLTGLLYVFVPKGFFPVQDTGVIQGISDASQSVSFEAMSARQQQLADVILKDPDVESLTSFIGVDGTNATLNSGRMLINLKAHDQRSSSASEIIRRLQPEVAKVQGISLFMQPVQDLTIEDRVARTQYQFTLQTADINELSTWVPKLVDKLSALPQLADVASDMQDKGLQAYVDIDRDAAGRLGITPAAIDNALYSAYGQRMVSTIYTQANQYRVILEASPDQAVGPQSLNDLHVAGTNNVQVPLSAVARVVEQNTPLVINHLAQFPSATVSFNLASGASLGEAVQMIDQAEKEIGMPISIATSYQGAALAFRAALSNELWLILAAIVTMYIVLGVLYESYIHPITILSTLPSAGIGALLALLLARTDLSVIAIIGIVLLIGIVKKNAIMMIDFALQAERDEGKPPREAIYQACLLRFRPILMTTMAALLGALPLMLGTGVGAELRHPLGVTMVGGLLVSQLLTLFTTPVIYLWFDRVSGRFRDWKARRNGQVSTPSTDVR, translated from the coding sequence ATGAATCCGTCACGTTTGTTTATCTTGCGCCCGGTGGCCACCTCTTTGCTGATGGTTGCCATCTTGCTGGCCGGCCTTGTGGCCATGCGCTTTTTGCCGATTTCCGCCTTGCCGGAAGTCGACTACCCGACCATTCAGGTGGTCACGCTGTATCCGGGCGCCAGCCCGGATGTCACCACGTCATCCATTACCGCGCCGCTGGAGCGCCAGTTCGGCCAGATGCCGGGCCTGTCGCAGATGTCGTCGGTGAACTCGGGCGGGGCCTCGGTCATTACGCTGCAGTTTGACCTCTCGCTGGGGCTGGATGTGGCCGAGCAGGAAGTCCAGGCCGCCATCAATGCCGCCAGCAACCTGCTGCCGACCGATCTGCCCATGCCGCCGATCTACAGCAAGGTGAACCCGGCCGATACGCCGATCATGACGCTGGCCATTACCAGCGGCACCATGACCTTGCCCAAGGTTGAAGACCTGGTGGATACCCGGCTGGCGCAGAAGATTTCGCAAGTGCCGGGGGTCGGTCTGGTCAGCTTGTCGGGCGGCCAGCGCCCGGCCGTGCGCATTCAGGCCAATCCCAAGCAACTGGCGTCGTACGGGCTTAATATCGAAGACGTACGCACCGCCATCGGCAACGCCAATACCAATCAGGCCAAGGGCAGTTTTGATGGCCCGATGCGGGCCTCGACCATCGACGCCAATGACCAGCTCAAGAGCGCAGCCGAGTACAACAGCCTGGTGCTGGCGTACAAGAATGGCGCGGCGATCCGTTTGTCTGATGTGGCCACTATTGTTGATGGCGCAGAGAACTCGCGTCTGGCGGCCTGGGCCAACGATAAACCGGCCATTTTGCTGAACATCCAGCGTCAGCCAGGGGCCAACGTCATCCAGGTGGTCAACAACATCAAGAAACTGTTGCCGACCCTGCAAGCCACGCTGCCCGGCGCGGTAGATGTACAAGTGCTGACGGACCGCACGACCACCATCCGCGCGTCGGTGACTGACACGGTGTACGAGCTCTTGCTGGCGATTGTGCTGGTGGTGCTGGTCATCTTCGTGTTCTTGCGCAATGTCTCGGCCACCGTCATCCCCAGCGTGGCCGTGCCGTTGTCGCTGGTGGGTACGTTTGGCGTGATGTACATGTGCGGGTTCTCCATCAACAACCTGACCTTGATGGCGCTGACCATTGCCACCGGTTTTGTGGTCGATGACGCCATTGTCATGATCGAGAACATCGCGCGCTATATCGAAGAAGGCGAAGAACCCATGACCGCCGCGCTCAAGGGCGCGGAACAGATTGGCTTCACCATCATTTCGCTGACGTTCTCGCTGATCGCCGTGCTGATTCCGCTGCTGTTCATGGGCGATGTGGTGGGCCGGTTGTTCCGGGAATTCGCCATCACGCTGGCGGTCTCGATCCTGATCTCTGCGGTAGTCTCGCTGACGCTCACGCCGATGATGTGCGCGCGGTTGCTCAAGCACGTACCGGAAGAAAAACAGGGCAGGTTCTATCACGGGGTGGGCGCGTTTTTTGATCGCGTCATCGCCCAGTACGGCAAGTGGCTGACCTGGGTGCTTGATCGCCAGCGCCTGACGCTGGCTGTCGCGGTCGGCACCGTGGTGCTTACCGGTCTGTTGTACGTGTTCGTGCCCAAGGGGTTTTTCCCGGTGCAGGATACGGGCGTTATCCAGGGGATTTCCGATGCGTCGCAATCGGTGTCGTTTGAAGCCATGTCGGCCCGCCAGCAACAACTGGCCGATGTGATCCTCAAAGACCCGGATGTCGAATCGCTGACCTCGTTCATCGGCGTGGATGGCACCAACGCCACGCTGAACAGCGGCCGCATGCTGATCAATCTCAAGGCGCATGATCAGCGTTCGTCCTCGGCCAGCGAGATCATTCGCCGTCTGCAACCGGAAGTGGCCAAAGTGCAGGGTATTTCGCTGTTCATGCAGCCGGTGCAAGACCTGACCATTGAAGACCGCGTGGCGCGCACGCAATACCAGTTCACTCTGCAAACAGCCGATATCAACGAGCTGTCTACCTGGGTTCCCAAACTGGTCGACAAGCTCTCGGCCTTGCCGCAACTGGCCGATGTCGCCAGCGACATGCAGGACAAAGGTCTGCAAGCGTATGTCGATATCGACCGCGATGCGGCCGGGCGCCTGGGCATTACGCCGGCGGCCATCGATAACGCCTTGTACAGCGCTTATGGCCAGCGCATGGTCTCCACCATCTACACCCAGGCCAACCAGTACCGCGTAATTCTGGAAGCCTCGCCCGATCAGGCGGTCGGCCCGCAATCGCTGAATGATCTGCATGTGGCCGGTACCAACAACGTGCAGGTGCCGCTGTCGGCCGTGGCGCGCGTGGTGGAACAGAACACGCCGCTGGTGATCAACCACCTGGCGCAGTTCCCGTCGGCCACGGTGTCGTTCAACCTGGCCTCGGGCGCCTCGCTGGGCGAAGCGGTGCAGATGATTGATCAGGCCGAGAAAGAAATCGGCATGCCGATCTCGATCGCCACCAGCTATCAGGGTGCGGCGCTGGCCTTCCGGGCGGCGCTGTCCAACGAGTTGTGGCTGATTCTGGCCGCCATTGTGACCATGTATATCGTGCTGGGCGTGCTCTATGAGAGCTACATCCACCCGATCACCATCCTCTCGACACTGCCTTCGGCTGGTATTGGCGCGCTGCTGGCGCTGCTGCTGGCGCGTACGGATCTATCGGTGATTGCCATCATCGGCATTGTGTTGCTGATCGGTATCGTCAAGAAAAACGCCATCATGATGATCGACTTTGCCTTGCAGGCAGAGCGTGACGAAGGCAAGCCGCCGCGCGAGGCCATTTACCAGGCGTGTCTGCTGCGCTTTCGGCCGATCCTGATGACCACCATGGCGGCCTTGCTGGGCGCGCTGCCGCTGATGCTGGGTACTGGCGTAGGCGCGGAATTGCGTCACCCGCTGGGTGTGACCATGGTTGGCGGTTTGCTGGTCAGCCAGTTGCTGACGCTGTTTACCACGCCGGTCATCTACCTGTGGTTTGATCGTGTCAGCGGCCGTTTCCGTGACTGGAAAGCTCGCCGCAACGGTCAGGTCAGTACGCCTTCGACGGACGTGCGCTGA
- a CDS encoding efflux transporter outer membrane subunit encodes MKRNLTLTLMTFAMVAALSGCAVGPDYKGAPQIDTGTAFKEAAGFKQANPQDLAPRGNWWEIYGDSTLNGLMDQIKVTNQTVKQFEAQYRQAQAAGDVARAAYWPTLGLDLSASRSQSNTSTVSGTGGSQTTVQRSAVKNNYGAVLNASWEPDIWGKVRRQVEAQDASTQASAANLAAALLSAQATLAQDYFQLRVIDAQKVLLTQTVDAYQKSLTLTQNQYKAGIVTRADVAQAQTQLLTAQASLTDLGVSRAQLEHAIAILMGKAPANFSLEAQPALTATLPDVPAGVPSDLLQRRPDIAAAERAVAQANANVGVATAAMYPALTLSGSGGYQGNEWGSLFDLPNRIWSLGAGLTQPLFEGGLLKAGQQEAEAQYDATVAEYRQTVLGGLQEVEDNLATLRILQDEAQTQDLAVKAAQDSANLALNQYKAGTATYVNVATTQASLLSAERSALDLQQRRFTANVLLVKALGGGWQASQMTQNQTASAR; translated from the coding sequence ATGAAACGCAATCTGACATTGACCCTGATGACCTTCGCCATGGTGGCTGCGCTTTCCGGTTGCGCGGTGGGGCCTGATTACAAAGGCGCGCCGCAGATCGATACCGGCACGGCGTTCAAGGAAGCGGCCGGCTTCAAACAGGCCAACCCGCAAGACCTGGCGCCGCGTGGCAACTGGTGGGAAATCTACGGTGACAGCACGCTCAATGGCCTGATGGACCAGATCAAGGTCACCAACCAGACCGTCAAGCAATTTGAAGCGCAGTATCGCCAGGCCCAGGCCGCAGGCGATGTCGCCCGCGCTGCCTACTGGCCGACGCTGGGGCTGGATCTGTCTGCCTCGCGCAGCCAGAGCAACACCAGTACCGTGAGCGGTACCGGTGGCTCGCAGACCACCGTACAACGCAGCGCTGTGAAGAATAACTACGGTGCCGTGCTCAACGCCAGCTGGGAACCGGATATCTGGGGCAAGGTGCGCCGCCAGGTGGAAGCCCAGGACGCCAGCACCCAGGCGTCTGCCGCCAACCTTGCTGCTGCGCTGTTGTCGGCCCAGGCCACACTGGCCCAGGATTACTTCCAGCTGCGCGTGATCGACGCCCAGAAAGTGCTGCTGACCCAGACCGTGGATGCCTACCAGAAGTCGCTGACGCTCACGCAGAACCAGTACAAGGCCGGTATCGTGACCCGGGCCGATGTGGCCCAGGCGCAGACCCAGTTGCTGACCGCACAGGCATCGCTGACCGATCTGGGCGTATCACGCGCGCAGCTTGAGCACGCCATCGCCATCCTGATGGGCAAGGCCCCGGCCAATTTCAGCCTGGAAGCCCAGCCGGCCCTGACTGCCACGCTGCCGGATGTGCCGGCTGGCGTACCGTCTGACCTGCTGCAACGCCGCCCCGACATCGCCGCTGCTGAACGCGCCGTGGCGCAAGCCAACGCCAATGTCGGCGTTGCCACCGCAGCCATGTACCCGGCGCTGACCTTGTCCGGCTCCGGCGGTTATCAGGGCAATGAGTGGGGCAGCCTGTTTGATCTGCCCAACCGCATCTGGTCTTTGGGTGCCGGCCTGACGCAACCGCTGTTCGAAGGCGGCCTGTTGAAAGCGGGCCAGCAAGAAGCGGAAGCCCAGTACGACGCTACCGTTGCCGAATACCGCCAGACCGTACTGGGCGGCCTGCAGGAAGTGGAAGACAACCTGGCTACCCTGCGCATCCTGCAAGACGAAGCGCAAACCCAGGACCTGGCCGTGAAAGCCGCCCAGGATTCCGCCAACCTGGCGCTGAACCAGTACAAAGCCGGGACCGCGACTTACGTGAACGTCGCGACCACCCAGGCCTCTTTGCTGAGCGCAGAACGCAGCGCGCTGGACCTGCAACAACGGCGCTTTACCGCCAACGTGTTGCTGGTCAAGGCACTGGGCGGCGGCTGGCAGGCCTCGCAAATGACGCAAAACCAGACCGCATCGGCCAGGTGA